ATTCGTTTGTTTCTCATCTGATCGTTTCCCTCCTTCACGATCGGTGAACAGGCTTCATTCTAGCCCACCCGCATCCGGACGCCGCCGCGCCAGGCAACGCGGAGGTCTATCCGGCCACGACCATGGGGCGTCCGCGACCGCTCGAGACCATCACGGTTGAGGTTTCTCCTGGGCGATCTGGATCAGGTTGCCGCACGAATCGTCGAATACCGCCGTAATGACGGTCCCGAGGTCGGTTGGCGGCTGCACGAATCGCACGCCTCTGGCCAGGAGGCGCTCGTGTTCGGCTTCGACGTCGTCGACCGCAAAGGAGGTCCAGGGGATACCGTCGTCCACGAGCGCCCTCTTGAACGGACGCGCCGCGGGATGCTCATCGGGCTCGAGCACCAACTCCGTCCCCTCCGGAGCTTCCTCGGATACGAGAGAGATCCAGGAATGCTCTCCCAGCGGGATGTTGTGCTTCAACTGGAAGCCAAGCGTTTCGGTGTAGAAGCGAAGCGCCTTCTGTTGGTCGTCTACCATGACGCTGGTCGCGTTGATTCTCATTGTTCGAATGCCCTTTCATCATGTCGAGATCGGCCAACGCTGTGCGATGGC
The nucleotide sequence above comes from Acidobacteriota bacterium. Encoded proteins:
- a CDS encoding VOC family protein — protein: MRINATSVMVDDQQKALRFYTETLGFQLKHNIPLGEHSWISLVSEEAPEGTELVLEPDEHPAARPFKRALVDDGIPWTSFAVDDVEAEHERLLARGVRFVQPPTDLGTVITAVFDDSCGNLIQIAQEKPQP